One Candidatus Nitronauta litoralis genomic window, AAAAGCCCTGCAGGCCAAAAAAATTCAGATTTTAACCCCCTTAAAAACAATAACTTAAATATTTTCTAAAAAATGTCTAAGAAATAACCTTGACATATTTATAATATTGTCTAATATTGAATATAGACAGTAATGAAACATCAATGAGCTTTGACATGAAACACCCAAAACAAAAACTCGACAAGGAGGCACCCAAAATGAAAAACCAAACAATCACATCCGCCCTTTCAGCTCTCGCACTGGCAACCCTTTTCAGCACCGGCACGGCTTTGGCTCACTCGCAGCACGATCACAGCTCGTTGCCCATCGGTTGGACTTTCGATTCCAAAGTGATGAGCAAGATCGAAAAGAATATGAATATGGGACAAACCAAAATTGGCATGAATTCCCTGGAACAAAAAATGCTCGCCGGTTATGGAATCGGCGTTGGCAATTCCTTCAATACACGCATTGGAAATCAAACAATAAAAGTGACGCGCACGAACTCTGGAATCCGATTAGGCAATCCCGTTAAGCAATATGCAGACGGTACGCAGGAAAATCTTCCGCTGCATCGGAATGCACAAATGGTCCGTTCTTCTTTCACAGAGAACCATCCCGGTCACGACCATCAGCACCTCGCATTGTCCTGGGTCTTCAATCCTGCTATCGAAGGCAAGATCCATGACAACCGGGTATTGAACGGTTCATCCGGCGCTATTGGCCTCTCTACCAAAGAACAGAAAACTCTGGATCGTTATGGCATCAAGGTTGGCAACTCTTTCAACGCAAATGTAGACGGTATGACTTACACCGTTAAGCGGACTTCTATGGGTCTCAGCTTATTGAAATATGTTGAAGGTCGAACCGTTGCCTCCGTCGAGGGAGCAAATAATGATGCGTATTAAGGGGCGGACCGGTTTCCCGGCAAACTCTTTCTCACTTGAGAAGAATGCCGGGGAATCGGATCGTTGTTTATTAAATAAACGTAACCCGTAAATTTTTGTATCCAAATTAAATTTTAAAACACAGGGGAAACCAGAATGAAATCAGGAGCAAAATTCAATTCAGTTGCAGTAGCCATGATTGTCTCCCTTGCCCTGACCGGTTGCGAAAGCATCCAACCGAACGGCACGGTACCCCAGGAATACAAATCCGGGCAGGCCGTCTTTCATAAAATTTGCGCAAACTGCCATGGTCCCGATGCGGATGGAAGCATAAAGAGGGCCCCCGCGTTGACCCAGTCCATTTATTTTAAAGGTAACTTCGATGATAGAAAAATACGACGGACCATTTTGAAAGGAAGCCCATCTGGAGCAATGCCGAGTCAGAAAAACCGTGTCGAGAAAAGTGAAGTTAAGGAGATCGTCAAATACTTAAGGTATCTACAGAAAGAGAAAAGAGGAGAAGACCAAACCATGTCCGGTTAAAAACTGGCCGGGAAACAGCCTGCAAGGGACAAATTTGAAAAAGTAAACAGACGAAAAATATAAACAGCAAATGTAAATATTGGAGGCTCATCATGAAAGTTTTAGTGACAGGTGCTACCGGATTCGTAGGAAACGTTTTACTCAAAGAACTGGATAAAAACGGTCATGAAGTGGTGGTCATAACCCGGAACCAAAAGGCTGCACGGGTTAAATTACCTGTCATTGCCGAGGTCCATGAATGCGACCTCAATAACAAGATACCTTCTTCTTCTTTCTTCGATGGTGTTCAGGCGGTGATTCATCTGGCGGGGGAAAATATTGCGGGAGGACGCTGGACCAGATCCCGTAAGGAAAAGATTTTAAATTCACGAAAAAATGCGACCGGCAATCTGGTTCAGGCTCTCAGTTATTTAAAAGAAAAACCGGAAGTTCTGGTTTCGGCCTCGGCGGTTGGGGTCTACGGTAATTGTTCAGATGAATGGCTCACTGAGGATTCGCCTGGAGGACTCGACTTCCTGGCCAATGTATGCAGGTCCTGGGAGGAACAAACCCAAGAGGCTAAATTGGCAGGAATCCGCACAGTGAATTACCGGTTGGGTGTGGTGTTGGGCTTTGGTGGTGGAGCAATGGAAAAAATGTGGGCTCCTTTTAAACTGGGATTTGGTGGACGCCTCGGCTCCGGTCAGCAGTGGATGAGTTGGATTCACGTTGAGGATGCGGCCCGTGCAATGGTGCACGCGATTGAACATCCTGAGTTGTCCGGAATTTACAATGCAGTCAGCCCCAACCCGGTGACCAATATGACGTTCACCAGGAAACTTGAAAAAGCTATGGATCAGAAGGCGCCATTTCCTGTCCCGGCATTTGCCTTAAAAGTTCTGGTAGGAGAGATGTCGCAAATACTGTTGGATAGCCAGCGTGTTTCTTCACAGAAGTTGTGCGATACCGGTTTCAAATTTGAGTTTCCCAACCTGACCCACGCGTTACGAGAAATTTGTGGGCACGCGAATCATGAAATCTGTTTCGCGCAATGGGTTCCTTCCTCAAATACCAAAACCTTGTCCTTTTTTGAGCATCCTGAAAATGTTGAAAAGGTCACTCCTCCTTCCATGAATTTGAAAGTAGGAAAGATTTCCGAAAAGGGTTTGCGTGAGGGAACCAGAATTCCTTTAAGCTTCTCAATTTTCAATTTGCCAATAAAATGGGTGACGAAAGTGAAAGAATGGAATCCGGGCAGGGGGTTTTCTGATACACAAGTCACAGGCCCGTTTTCATTTTGGAACCACATCCATGAATTTGAAAGCACGCAGGGAGGAACACTCATCCGTGACCGAATTCAATATCAGTTACCGTTTGGGCCTTTGGGGGATATGGTGGCAGGTTCCTTGATTAGAAAGAGACTCGAGATGGTATTAAATTACCGGATCGAAAAGATTGAGAAACATTTTCAACAACAGCCTTCTTGAATATTAACTGAAACTTTTGGGAACAATGTCCGTTGCCAATTGAAGTATTGGCAACGGACTTTGTTTATAGTAATGAACTTCCCTTTCAGCAGGAATGCCTCCCTCTCAAACTTTTGATTCTGAAAACCAATCCAGGCCTTGTTCCAATCCCGCCTTTGAAGAAAGGAGTATAATGGGATAAGTGGTTAAAAATTTTTTGGACAGTGCTGCTGGAAAATTTTTGCGGCTGGAAATATACCCTGATCTGGATCAAAAGATACTCGATTTTTTGACCCCTTCTGCTCCTGGATTCGGGTGAAGGTTGTTTGCATTTTAATTCTATCTGTTTTTTGAGGCACCTGTGGTTACTGACCAACTCAATAGAGCCGGAAAAAAAACCGATAAAGATGTTCCTGTTCCCGATGTCTCCTGGTACGGCTTAAGCGAAGATCTTTGCTATTCAAAACTCGATTCCTCTCCAACGGGGATCACCCGGGAAGAAGCGGCCCGTCGCCTGAAATCTGTGGGTCCCAACCGGCTGCCCCAGTCGCATCCTCCTTCAAAATTTGAAATCCTTGTCCGTCAATTCCAAAGTCCGTTTGTATATATTCTGGCAATCGCCGCATTGGTATCGATTGCTATTGGAGAATGGGTTGACGCTGGTTTTATTTTTGGAGTCCTTTGTCTGAATGCCGTTATCGGTGGTTTTCAGGAATGGAAGGCAGAGAAAAGCGCACAGGCGTTGCAAAAACTTTTGCAAACCCGGGCAACCGTTGAGCGAGAGGGACGCGTTTTCGAAATTTCTGCGGAAGATGTGGTTCCAGGGGATCTGGTCTGGTTGGAATCCGGTAATCGTGTTCCTGCAGATGTTCGTTTGTTAATGACGCATAGTCTGGAGGCGGACGAATCTCTACTCACCGGGGAATCACTCGCAGTCCAGAAAGACGCCCAATGGTTGGAGGATAAACCGGTGCCCGTTGCCAACCGGCTGAATATGGGGCATGCAGGCTCCATCATTGTTCGCGGGCGCGCCAAGGGTCTGGTGGTGGCGACGGGGATGTTGACGGAAGTCGGCCACGTTGCCAAAGCAATGCTTGGAACGGGTCAGGGTAAACCACCCTTGATGGTCCGCATGGAAAAGTTCAGCAAGAAGCTGGCCTGGGTGGTCATGGTAGTCATCCTGTTGGTCGGCATCCTGGGTGTTATGACCCAGGGGCATTCGGTAATGGATATG contains:
- a CDS encoding TIGR01777 family protein — encoded protein: MKVLVTGATGFVGNVLLKELDKNGHEVVVITRNQKAARVKLPVIAEVHECDLNNKIPSSSFFDGVQAVIHLAGENIAGGRWTRSRKEKILNSRKNATGNLVQALSYLKEKPEVLVSASAVGVYGNCSDEWLTEDSPGGLDFLANVCRSWEEQTQEAKLAGIRTVNYRLGVVLGFGGGAMEKMWAPFKLGFGGRLGSGQQWMSWIHVEDAARAMVHAIEHPELSGIYNAVSPNPVTNMTFTRKLEKAMDQKAPFPVPAFALKVLVGEMSQILLDSQRVSSQKLCDTGFKFEFPNLTHALREICGHANHEICFAQWVPSSNTKTLSFFEHPENVEKVTPPSMNLKVGKISEKGLREGTRIPLSFSIFNLPIKWVTKVKEWNPGRGFSDTQVTGPFSFWNHIHEFESTQGGTLIRDRIQYQLPFGPLGDMVAGSLIRKRLEMVLNYRIEKIEKHFQQQPS
- a CDS encoding c-type cytochrome, which encodes MKSGAKFNSVAVAMIVSLALTGCESIQPNGTVPQEYKSGQAVFHKICANCHGPDADGSIKRAPALTQSIYFKGNFDDRKIRRTILKGSPSGAMPSQKNRVEKSEVKEIVKYLRYLQKEKRGEDQTMSG